From one Treponema denticola genomic stretch:
- a CDS encoding anti-sigma factor family protein gives MMSTCPDKDLYSVYVDGELESPWKEKIEAHLVSCEKCRSVVDSYRKISLKLSENSFSVLDIDASFLKLYAKRQDCLKRMEINKNKPTSWFYKSNKIPVPALAAAALFLFVLTPIIVLSTQKTLAPSGAVAAIEFKSVDSVVNDLKPINKFKLNVSNVLGVNKNSLSFEDKNKEINLSQYVNLYLPPSNNTEFDILKQEIKPQVLFLNTQNAITRTSENNGK, from the coding sequence ATGATGTCTACATGCCCTGATAAAGATTTATATTCAGTCTATGTTGATGGAGAATTAGAATCCCCATGGAAAGAAAAAATTGAAGCCCACTTGGTTTCTTGTGAAAAATGCAGGAGTGTGGTTGACTCATATAGAAAAATCAGTTTAAAATTATCTGAAAACTCCTTTTCTGTTCTGGACATTGATGCTTCTTTTCTTAAGCTCTATGCTAAAAGGCAGGATTGCTTAAAAAGAATGGAAATAAACAAGAACAAGCCTACAAGCTGGTTCTATAAATCGAATAAGATTCCTGTTCCGGCCTTAGCCGCTGCAGCCTTGTTTCTTTTTGTATTAACTCCTATTATTGTTTTGAGTACGCAAAAAACTTTAGCTCCATCCGGAGCTGTTGCAGCTATTGAATTTAAATCCGTTGATTCTGTAGTTAATGATTTAAAACCGATAAATAAATTCAAGTTAAATGTTTCAAATGTTTTGGGTGTAAATAAAAATTCGTTGAGTTTTGAAGATAAAAATAAGGAAATAAATTTAAGTCAATATGTAAATTTATACTTGCCTCCCTCAAATAACACAGAATTTGATATATTAAAGCAAGAAATAAAGCCTCAAGTTTTATTTCTTAACACTCAAAATGCAATAACCCGTACCTCTGAAAACAATGGGAAATAG
- a CDS encoding RNA polymerase sigma factor, with protein MFNEKGSLRAASDEDFRSIYEALMPVIYKVAYNIVREGDIAEDICHDSLIKMTEKKMEFPSIDDAKYWLIRVTRNASLNHVKRCSRERKAYAKALKEDTRKVDTGEEIVLKQESINSVQVALEKLPKNLRAVLQLKEYGSLNYKEIGSILGISEGNVKVRVFRAREQLTKYIGENDVYMP; from the coding sequence GTGTTTAACGAGAAAGGTAGTTTGAGGGCGGCATCAGATGAAGACTTTAGGTCAATCTACGAGGCTCTCATGCCTGTTATTTATAAAGTAGCCTACAATATAGTCAGAGAAGGGGACATAGCCGAAGATATCTGCCATGATTCTCTGATAAAAATGACCGAAAAAAAGATGGAGTTTCCGTCTATAGATGATGCTAAATACTGGCTCATTAGGGTTACGAGGAATGCATCTCTTAATCATGTAAAAAGATGCAGCCGTGAGCGAAAGGCTTATGCTAAAGCGCTAAAGGAAGACACGCGCAAAGTCGATACTGGTGAAGAGATTGTATTGAAGCAAGAGTCTATAAATTCGGTTCAAGTTGCTCTTGAAAAATTGCCTAAAAATTTAAGGGCTGTTTTACAGCTTAAAGAATACGGCAGTTTGAATTACAAGGAGATAGGGAGCATTCTTGGAATAAGCGAAGGTAATGTGAAGGTTCGGGTTTTTAGAGCTCGAGAGCAATTAACAAAGTATATAGGAGAAAATGATGTCTACATGCCCTGA
- a CDS encoding cysteine--tRNA ligase: protein MSLKLHNTLGNKKEEFIPIHEGKAGVYGCGPTVYDYAHIGNLRTYVFQDILVKTLRFLGYDVTHVMNITDVGHLTDDEDSGEDKMVKSAEERGKSVLEIAEFYTKAFFNDTERLNIERPGIVCKATEHINEMIELIKRIEANGHTYMAGGNLYYDISTFPKYGELANINLEDLKAGARIEIDKNKRNPHDFVLWFTKSKFENQALIWDSPWGRGYPGWHIECSAMSMKYLGEQIDIHKGGIDHIRVHHTNEIAQSEGATGKKWVNYWLHNEFLVMNKGKMSKSSGSFIILEDVINKGFSALDYRFLLLGGHYRSQLTFSWEAMETAKNGRKNLNNRVAKWLDGLSDAEIREYVSLTGNLNLKSAKDMIKNEKACRYFDNFIAAMEDDLSTPKALSELQLLIKEKDIPQKNVLTVLAAMDSILGIKLIEESFNTLKDKGPIEIDESEILKLIEERASAKLDKNYKLADEIRDKLKGMGIILEDQAGKTIWKKL, encoded by the coding sequence ATGAGCTTAAAATTACACAATACCTTAGGTAATAAGAAAGAAGAATTTATTCCCATTCATGAAGGCAAGGCAGGTGTTTACGGCTGCGGGCCTACAGTATATGATTATGCACATATAGGGAACTTACGCACCTACGTTTTCCAAGATATTCTTGTTAAGACTTTAAGATTTTTAGGTTATGATGTTACCCATGTTATGAATATAACCGATGTCGGGCATCTGACCGATGACGAAGATTCGGGCGAAGATAAGATGGTAAAGTCTGCAGAAGAACGCGGAAAATCGGTGCTTGAAATTGCAGAATTTTATACAAAGGCCTTTTTTAACGATACTGAAAGGCTGAATATCGAAAGGCCCGGTATTGTCTGCAAGGCTACAGAGCACATAAACGAAATGATAGAGCTTATAAAAAGAATAGAAGCAAACGGGCACACCTACATGGCGGGCGGAAACCTTTACTATGATATTTCTACATTTCCTAAATACGGAGAATTGGCAAATATAAACCTTGAAGACCTTAAGGCCGGAGCCCGTATCGAAATAGATAAAAATAAACGCAATCCTCATGACTTTGTTCTTTGGTTTACAAAGAGCAAGTTTGAAAATCAGGCCCTTATCTGGGATTCGCCTTGGGGACGAGGCTATCCCGGCTGGCATATCGAGTGCTCTGCCATGAGTATGAAGTATCTTGGAGAACAAATCGATATTCACAAGGGCGGTATAGATCATATAAGGGTACATCATACCAATGAAATAGCCCAATCCGAAGGAGCAACGGGTAAAAAATGGGTAAATTATTGGCTTCATAACGAATTCCTGGTTATGAATAAGGGCAAGATGTCTAAGTCTTCCGGTTCTTTTATCATTTTGGAAGATGTTATCAATAAGGGTTTTTCAGCACTTGACTACCGTTTCTTGCTCTTGGGCGGACACTACCGAAGTCAGCTTACCTTTTCATGGGAAGCTATGGAAACGGCAAAAAACGGACGAAAAAACTTAAATAACAGAGTTGCAAAATGGTTGGATGGATTATCAGATGCTGAAATAAGGGAATATGTATCCTTAACGGGAAACCTTAACCTTAAAAGTGCAAAAGATATGATAAAAAATGAAAAAGCCTGCAGATACTTTGATAATTTTATTGCCGCTATGGAAGATGATTTATCTACGCCCAAGGCCTTATCGGAGTTGCAGCTTTTGATAAAAGAAAAAGACATTCCGCAAAAGAATGTTTTAACGGTTCTTGCCGCTATGGATTCGATTTTGGGCATCAAACTGATAGAAGAATCCTTTAATACGCTAAAGGATAAAGGTCCTATTGAAATTGATGAATCCGAAATTCTTAAATTAATAGAGGAAAGAGCTTCGGCAAAACTTGACAAAAATTATAAACTGGCTGATGAAATTCGGGATAAGCTAAAGGGTATGGGTATTATCCTTGAAGATCAGGCCGGTAAAACAATATGGAAAAAATTATAA
- the murB gene encoding UDP-N-acetylmuramate dehydrogenase, translating to MNNLFSILHNTPLFQEGTIEFDKPLKPLTAYKIGGPTEALFCPKDEEHLKKALIFLSKNKISASLIGGGTNILVSDKGFRGVLISLKNLNKIEIIGESAEKVFIRAGAGVLTDNLTKWAVENSLSGLECFGGLPGSVGGAVFMNARCYDVSVSDRLKSIKYILADDEKTEFAEYEYNPSDWDYKVSPFQQSPVSTEITKNRKIVLSAVFTLSHGIKEEITAKTAEKVQDRISKGHFKAPSAGSTFKNNRTFGQPSGKLIEDAGLKGLCEGGAQVAPWHGNFIINKHNASASDVKTLIEKVQSTVKEKTGFLLEPEVIFAGDWT from the coding sequence ATGAATAATTTATTTAGTATACTTCATAATACCCCTTTATTTCAAGAGGGAACTATAGAATTCGATAAGCCTCTAAAGCCTCTTACAGCATACAAAATCGGAGGCCCTACAGAAGCTCTTTTTTGTCCTAAAGATGAGGAGCATTTAAAAAAGGCCTTAATTTTTTTAAGCAAAAATAAGATTTCTGCATCATTAATAGGCGGCGGGACAAACATTCTTGTCTCCGATAAGGGGTTTAGAGGCGTTTTAATAAGCCTAAAAAACTTAAACAAGATAGAAATTATAGGCGAATCTGCGGAAAAAGTTTTTATAAGAGCCGGAGCGGGAGTCCTAACCGATAATCTTACAAAATGGGCTGTTGAAAATTCTCTTTCAGGTCTGGAATGTTTCGGCGGCCTTCCGGGAAGCGTCGGGGGAGCCGTATTTATGAATGCACGCTGCTATGATGTTTCAGTCTCGGATAGATTAAAATCGATAAAATATATCTTAGCCGATGATGAAAAAACGGAATTTGCAGAATATGAATACAATCCTTCCGATTGGGATTATAAGGTTTCGCCCTTTCAACAAAGTCCGGTAAGTACAGAGATTACAAAAAATAGAAAGATAGTGCTTTCTGCCGTATTTACCTTAAGCCATGGAATAAAAGAAGAAATTACTGCAAAAACCGCGGAAAAAGTTCAAGATAGAATTTCAAAGGGGCATTTTAAGGCGCCTTCTGCAGGAAGTACATTTAAAAATAACAGGACATTCGGGCAGCCCAGCGGCAAGCTGATAGAGGATGCAGGATTAAAAGGTCTCTGCGAAGGAGGGGCACAGGTCGCACCTTGGCACGGTAATTTTATAATTAATAAGCATAATGCTTCGGCTTCAGACGTAAAAACTTTAATAGAAAAGGTTCAATCAACAGTTAAAGAGAAGACAGGCTTTTTACTTGAACCGGAAGTTATTTTTGCAGGCGACTGGACTTAG
- the nox gene encoding H2O-forming NADH oxidase, producing the protein MSKIVVVGANHAGTSAINFLTDLSKENEVVVFDRNTNISFLGCGMALWIGNQIRGSEGLFYSNKEKLEAKGAKVTMEADITRIDFDKKIVYGTVKGSQPIEESYDKLILATGSIPIMPKIKGMDLENVQQVKIFQNAQEVIDKLKNPDIKKIAVVGAGYIGVELAEAFKRHNKEVVLIDAMPSSLSNYYDKPFTDLMDKNLSDHGIKLAYNQLVQEIKGTTKVEAVVTDKGEYPADMVVVCIGFRPNTDLGKDKLETFKNGAYSVNLKQETSIKDVYAIGDCATVFDNSLGEKSYIALATNAVRSGIIAAHNAAGVPLEGIGVQGSNGINIYDLKMVSSGITVERAKKLGLDVEFTDFEDLQRPEFMEHNNPPVKLRIVYNKKTRIIIGAQMASTYDMSMGIHMFSLAIQEKLTIDKLKLLDIFFLPHFNKPYNYITMAALGAK; encoded by the coding sequence ATGAGCAAAATTGTAGTAGTAGGAGCAAATCACGCCGGAACATCGGCCATTAATTTTTTAACCGACCTTTCAAAAGAAAATGAAGTAGTTGTCTTTGACAGAAATACCAATATCAGCTTCTTAGGCTGCGGAATGGCCCTCTGGATAGGAAATCAAATCAGGGGTTCCGAAGGGCTTTTTTATTCCAATAAGGAAAAACTGGAAGCAAAGGGCGCTAAGGTTACAATGGAAGCCGATATTACACGCATAGATTTCGATAAAAAAATCGTGTACGGAACGGTAAAGGGTTCACAGCCTATCGAAGAATCCTACGATAAATTAATCCTTGCAACAGGTTCAATTCCTATAATGCCGAAGATTAAGGGCATGGACTTGGAAAATGTTCAGCAGGTAAAGATTTTTCAAAATGCTCAAGAAGTTATCGACAAGCTAAAAAATCCTGATATTAAAAAAATTGCAGTCGTAGGAGCCGGATACATCGGTGTCGAACTTGCCGAAGCTTTTAAAAGGCATAATAAGGAAGTCGTGCTCATTGATGCGATGCCGTCAAGTCTTTCAAACTATTATGATAAACCTTTTACCGATTTAATGGATAAAAATTTAAGCGATCACGGAATCAAACTTGCATATAATCAGCTCGTCCAAGAAATCAAAGGAACAACAAAGGTAGAAGCCGTTGTTACGGACAAAGGAGAATATCCTGCCGACATGGTAGTGGTTTGCATCGGTTTTAGGCCCAATACCGACCTTGGAAAAGATAAACTTGAAACCTTTAAAAACGGAGCCTATTCGGTCAACCTAAAACAAGAAACAAGCATAAAAGATGTTTACGCAATAGGAGACTGTGCAACTGTTTTTGATAACTCTTTAGGAGAAAAATCCTATATTGCCCTTGCAACAAATGCAGTAAGAAGCGGAATTATAGCCGCCCATAATGCAGCAGGAGTTCCCTTAGAAGGAATAGGCGTTCAAGGTTCCAACGGAATCAATATCTATGACTTGAAGATGGTATCGAGCGGCATTACTGTAGAGCGTGCAAAAAAGCTGGGGCTTGATGTTGAGTTTACCGACTTTGAAGATTTGCAGCGTCCCGAATTTATGGAACACAATAATCCTCCGGTAAAATTAAGAATTGTGTATAACAAAAAAACGAGGATTATAATCGGTGCTCAAATGGCTTCAACCTATGATATGTCTATGGGAATTCACATGTTCTCCCTCGCAATCCAAGAAAAACTTACAATCGATAAGCTTAAACTTTTAGACATCTTCTTTTTGCCCCACTTTAATAAGCCGTATAATTACATAACTATGGCTGCCTTGGGAGCAAAATAG
- a CDS encoding ATP-dependent DNA helicase: MQNSKNITIRVPWQDNGWKGTVCNNPQNNFSCKYLKNIAENKNSDFECPLASKKFIELTEEEKEKIPCIKENAAFLSENTFSFVAVYPYSSYSGLGHIKPTKVDVSPNSLISRPYRWLRTEDSPASIIINYSKKREEEYKLSHKSSSNYPINKIWINEPQNQKAVLEYYYDGLNNNSLIVPYLKNVPFTEDSRRVVLGIGFVKSVHDIQVYNSSDVTKKITPYLWDEIIEHDIVNNGFVFPYKELYDYWQSNSQPNIDKYIIFADDDYRDQFSNGSELISYDALISILKQSKKCYKEISKDIPAIIFNYNKISNWIDTQIERLQNERGIYPALGTLLLSSEKFTTKVDDENKNIAIDIIKNILFDGTQDSVDKLNKAIVNYNGDFSATQKAKAKKFIEEKLKIIKNLSRFICTEKQFKDILQNEAKYGDYIVNPYLLFENSLQNEFDLQIPLTILDNGMFFNLKKQKNDNDLVIIEADSKERLRAFLIRELDEQAQNYGHTTLPVTRLVELINTRNLIQDLHFDSDSIELFEDFLKEKIIIKEIEGTTYLKLKSIEQFDEVAREEIEERVKSEKINLDIDCFKNILKKKISNFEGNDTEKGKLAEKEKLESLTKLAQNRISVLIGGAGTGKTTVLSALCAHSEISTKVLLLAPTGKARVRMWDATGKQYESKTIAGFLIADKSYNWDTGRYLLPKTSKMELSDSTVIIDESSMLTTEMFAAVLKASSCAKRIIFVGDPNQLPPIGCGKPFSDLVDYFTKEHPSHIAKLSQTMRSNISETNDFASWFKSNSNPDESILDSIEKKENSTTGIRFRKYEDEELNDAIIDEIVKVTGMKDKDDIKNFDISLGAVINGKYTNFNAGGIFGIDINGGSGSKAEAWQILTPVKNSPDGIYSINETIHEKYRPTKYYGHKELNNYNSEVFGLQKIGVGDKVICTKNGNSDAYPPNNFNYIANGEIGIRVGCAKGKEYPNVEFSTQLGVTYYGKKYSGQMYHWQYYGDEADGDLELAYAITVHKAQGSQFNNVILVLNRNNRMLSRELLYTAITRQQNGLVILYNDEFRNLLRFSSDEHSDLARRCTDLFTAPKFINIENKGWYEEGKIHRTKTGVMVRSKSEVIIANELENAGLDWHYENDGNYIEINGNKYLPDFVIFHNGKTYYWEHLGLINRKDYKERWQKKKKDYLSVENIILKTTEDQENGGIDSEKISVIIQEIIDKRL, translated from the coding sequence ATGCAGAATTCAAAAAACATAACAATAAGGGTTCCGTGGCAGGATAACGGTTGGAAAGGAACAGTATGCAATAATCCACAAAATAACTTTTCATGCAAGTACTTAAAAAACATAGCAGAAAATAAAAATTCTGATTTTGAATGCCCCCTTGCTTCTAAAAAATTTATAGAACTTACTGAAGAAGAAAAAGAAAAGATTCCCTGTATTAAAGAAAACGCAGCATTTTTATCAGAAAATACTTTTTCTTTTGTGGCTGTGTACCCATATTCATCATATTCAGGTCTTGGACATATTAAGCCTACAAAAGTTGATGTTTCACCAAACTCTTTAATTTCTCGTCCTTACCGATGGCTTAGAACAGAAGATTCACCTGCTTCTATTATTATTAATTACAGTAAAAAGCGTGAGGAAGAGTATAAACTTTCCCATAAAAGTTCTAGTAATTATCCAATAAATAAAATTTGGATAAATGAACCGCAAAATCAAAAAGCTGTACTGGAATATTACTATGACGGTCTTAATAATAACTCTTTGATTGTACCTTATTTAAAGAATGTTCCTTTTACAGAAGATAGCCGTCGTGTTGTTTTGGGTATTGGATTTGTAAAAAGCGTACACGATATACAAGTTTATAATTCATCTGATGTTACAAAGAAGATTACGCCTTATTTATGGGACGAAATCATTGAACATGATATTGTTAACAATGGTTTTGTATTTCCTTATAAGGAATTGTATGATTATTGGCAATCAAACAGCCAGCCTAACATTGACAAATATATTATATTTGCAGATGACGATTATCGTGACCAATTTAGTAACGGGTCAGAATTAATATCATACGATGCATTAATCAGTATTTTAAAACAATCTAAAAAATGTTATAAAGAAATTTCAAAAGACATTCCTGCCATTATTTTTAATTATAATAAAATTTCTAATTGGATAGATACACAAATTGAACGCTTACAAAATGAACGAGGGATATATCCGGCTTTAGGAACGCTGCTTCTTTCCTCGGAAAAGTTTACGACTAAAGTTGATGATGAAAATAAAAATATTGCTATTGATATTATCAAAAACATTCTATTTGACGGAACTCAAGATTCTGTTGATAAATTAAATAAGGCAATTGTTAATTACAATGGTGATTTTTCCGCAACACAAAAGGCTAAAGCAAAAAAATTCATAGAGGAAAAACTTAAAATAATTAAAAATCTTTCTCGTTTTATTTGTACCGAGAAACAATTCAAAGATATTTTACAAAATGAAGCAAAATATGGTGATTACATAGTTAATCCATATTTATTATTTGAGAACTCTTTGCAAAACGAATTTGATTTACAGATTCCATTAACAATTCTTGATAACGGAATGTTTTTTAATTTAAAAAAACAAAAAAACGATAATGATTTAGTTATAATTGAGGCAGATTCTAAAGAAAGACTTAGGGCTTTTTTAATACGTGAACTTGATGAGCAAGCACAAAACTATGGTCATACGACATTGCCGGTTACACGTTTAGTTGAGTTAATAAATACAAGAAACTTGATACAAGATTTGCATTTTGATAGTGACAGTATAGAGCTCTTTGAAGATTTTTTAAAAGAAAAAATAATCATCAAAGAAATTGAAGGAACAACTTATTTAAAATTAAAGAGTATAGAACAGTTTGATGAAGTTGCTCGTGAGGAGATAGAAGAAAGAGTAAAGTCTGAAAAAATAAATTTAGATATAGATTGCTTTAAGAATATTCTAAAGAAGAAAATCTCAAACTTTGAAGGTAATGATACTGAAAAAGGCAAATTGGCAGAAAAAGAAAAACTAGAGTCATTAACAAAGCTTGCCCAGAATAGAATTTCTGTTTTAATTGGAGGTGCAGGAACCGGTAAAACAACAGTACTTTCTGCTTTGTGTGCACACTCAGAAATAAGTACAAAAGTATTATTACTTGCACCTACAGGTAAAGCTAGAGTTAGAATGTGGGACGCGACCGGTAAACAATATGAATCAAAAACCATTGCTGGATTTTTAATTGCAGATAAAAGTTATAACTGGGATACAGGACGATATCTGCTTCCAAAAACTTCAAAAATGGAACTATCCGATAGTACAGTAATTATAGATGAAAGTTCAATGCTTACAACCGAAATGTTTGCAGCTGTTTTAAAGGCTTCATCATGTGCAAAAAGAATTATCTTTGTAGGCGATCCAAATCAGCTGCCCCCAATAGGTTGTGGTAAACCATTTTCTGATTTAGTCGACTATTTTACAAAGGAACATCCTTCCCATATCGCTAAACTTTCTCAGACCATGCGAAGTAATATTTCAGAAACTAATGATTTTGCTTCTTGGTTTAAAAGTAATAGCAATCCAGATGAAAGTATTTTGGATTCCATAGAAAAAAAAGAAAACAGTACAACAGGTATTCGTTTTAGAAAATACGAAGATGAAGAACTAAATGATGCCATTATTGATGAAATTGTAAAAGTTACTGGAATGAAAGACAAAGATGACATTAAAAATTTTGACATAAGTTTAGGGGCTGTTATTAATGGAAAATACACAAATTTTAATGCGGGAGGAATTTTTGGTATAGATATAAACGGTGGCTCTGGTTCGAAGGCTGAAGCTTGGCAAATCCTAACTCCTGTAAAAAACTCTCCTGATGGGATTTATAGTATTAATGAAACAATCCACGAAAAATACCGCCCAACAAAATACTATGGACATAAAGAACTCAACAACTACAATTCTGAAGTATTTGGTCTTCAAAAAATTGGTGTTGGGGATAAGGTTATTTGTACCAAAAATGGAAACTCTGACGCATATCCTCCTAATAATTTTAATTATATAGCAAACGGTGAAATAGGTATAAGAGTTGGTTGTGCAAAAGGAAAGGAATATCCAAATGTTGAATTTTCTACTCAACTTGGAGTAACTTATTATGGAAAAAAGTATTCTGGTCAAATGTATCATTGGCAATATTATGGTGATGAAGCAGACGGGGATTTGGAACTTGCTTATGCCATTACCGTTCATAAAGCACAAGGAAGTCAATTTAACAATGTTATTCTTGTATTAAACAGAAACAACAGAATGTTATCTCGGGAACTTCTGTATACAGCAATAACTCGTCAACAAAATGGACTTGTAATTTTATATAACGATGAATTTAGAAATCTCTTGCGATTTTCTTCGGATGAGCATTCAGATTTAGCTAGGCGGTGTACCGATTTGTTTACGGCACCAAAGTTCATTAATATAGAAAATAAGGGATGGTATGAAGAAGGCAAAATTCATAGAACAAAAACCGGTGTAATGGTTCGTTCTAAATCAGAGGTAATAATAGCAAATGAATTAGAAAATGCAGGACTTGATTGGCATTATGAAAATGATGGAAATTATATAGAAATTAATGGTAACAAGTATTTACCGGATTTTGTCATATTCCATAATGGTAAAACATATTACTGGGAGCATTTAGGTCTCATTAATAGAAAAGATTACAAAGAACGATGGCAAAAGAAAAAGAAAGATTATCTAAGTGTTGAAAATATTATCTTGAAAACTACAGAAGACCAAGAAAATGGTGGTATTGATAGCGAAAAGATTTCAGTTATTATTCAAGAAATCATAGACAAAAGACTATAA
- a CDS encoding DUF3298 and DUF4163 domain-containing protein, translated as MKSKIMVLFCFVLFVFSLNASGAAETSSYDAIGGATEGNSKAGIEQAAVHCELEIDFPIFEDVPALNAIVSKTVKGKVTAFWNNYYSVSPDDMAKSSTPQNFELIIGYDDIVRDGNYISFVLSVYEYMGGAHGLTSLVPINYDIKTKKLVSLSDVVRPASKNWLVKLSNEARKILMDKVKKGDLSSDESMIKEGTEPKVENFKVFKIENGKIKIIFEQYQVAPYSEGLPEIIIPIDFFR; from the coding sequence ATGAAATCAAAAATTATGGTTCTTTTTTGCTTTGTTCTTTTTGTATTTTCGCTTAATGCTTCAGGTGCTGCAGAAACCTCTTCTTATGATGCAATAGGGGGCGCTACAGAAGGCAATTCGAAGGCCGGGATTGAACAAGCTGCCGTTCATTGTGAGTTAGAAATAGATTTCCCGATTTTTGAAGATGTTCCGGCTTTAAATGCTATCGTGTCAAAAACGGTAAAAGGCAAGGTTACCGCATTTTGGAATAATTATTATTCCGTTTCTCCCGATGATATGGCAAAATCGTCCACTCCTCAAAATTTTGAGCTGATTATCGGTTATGATGATATTGTACGGGATGGAAATTATATAAGTTTTGTTTTATCGGTCTATGAATATATGGGAGGTGCTCACGGCCTTACATCGTTGGTTCCTATAAACTATGATATAAAAACAAAAAAACTTGTATCCTTATCTGATGTTGTACGCCCTGCTTCAAAAAACTGGCTTGTCAAGTTATCGAATGAGGCAAGAAAAATACTAATGGACAAGGTTAAGAAAGGGGATTTATCATCCGATGAGTCGATGATAAAAGAAGGAACTGAGCCTAAAGTTGAAAATTTTAAAGTTTTTAAAATCGAAAACGGAAAAATCAAAATTATTTTTGAGCAATATCAGGTTGCTCCATATTCAGAAGGATTGCCTGAAATTATAATTCCGATAGATTTTTTTAGATAA